A window of the Comamonas sp. Y33R10-2 genome harbors these coding sequences:
- the rpoE gene encoding RNA polymerase sigma factor RpoE, protein MTPPDFPTPSADSDLALVERANAGDKKAFELLVIKYQRRIERLVGRMVRDVDLVPDIAQETFIRAYKALHQFRGEAQFYTWLYRIAVNTAKKALMEMRRSPVITESALQNADDDDETSGHRRELTTQETPETVLAAQEIAQAVNAAMEALPEDLRQAVTLREIEGLSYEEIALAMDCPIGTVRSRIFRAREAISARVKPLLERQGGKRW, encoded by the coding sequence ATGACACCTCCCGATTTCCCCACCCCTTCCGCAGACAGTGATCTGGCTTTGGTTGAACGAGCCAATGCTGGTGACAAGAAGGCATTTGAATTGCTGGTGATCAAATACCAGCGACGGATTGAACGGCTAGTGGGGCGTATGGTGCGGGATGTGGACCTGGTGCCTGATATTGCCCAGGAAACCTTTATCCGTGCCTACAAGGCCTTGCACCAGTTTCGAGGTGAGGCGCAGTTCTATACCTGGTTGTACCGTATTGCCGTCAATACCGCCAAGAAGGCCTTGATGGAGATGCGTCGCTCTCCAGTGATCACCGAGAGCGCGTTACAAAATGCTGATGACGATGATGAAACTTCTGGACACAGGCGGGAACTAACGACTCAGGAAACCCCCGAAACTGTATTGGCTGCGCAAGAAATTGCCCAAGCCGTCAATGCTGCAATGGAGGCTTTGCCCGAGGATTTGCGCCAAGCGGTTACGCTGCGCGAGATTGAAGGCTTGAGCTATGAGGAAATCGCTTTGGCGATGGATTGCCCCATTGGTACGGTGCGCTCGCGCATCTTTCGGGCGCGTGAGGCGATTTCGGCGAGGGTCAAACCTTTGCTGGAGCGTCAAGGTGGAAAGCGTTGGTAG